A section of the Triticum dicoccoides isolate Atlit2015 ecotype Zavitan chromosome 7A, WEW_v2.0, whole genome shotgun sequence genome encodes:
- the LOC119329216 gene encoding glycine-rich RNA-binding protein RZ1A-like, producing the protein MSDADDYRCFVGSLSWNTTDVDLKDAFGKFGRVTETKVVLDKFSGRSRGFGFVTFDDKKAMEEAVEAMNGIDLDGRNITVERAQPQGSGRDRDGDRDYRGGGDRYGGGRDFGGGRGGGRGGGGDCYKCGKPGHFARECPSGDGGDRYGSRDDRYSSRDDRYSSRDDRYGGRDGGRDDKYGGSNGSSRYGPDRGGDRYSGSRDGGSRGSGGGDRYSRDRSGPYDRRSRDEY; encoded by the exons ATGTCGGACGCAGATGATTACCGTTGCTTCGTTGGCAGTCTGTCATGGAACACAACTGATGTGGATCTGAAGGATGCTTTTGGGAAATTTGGTCGAGTTACTGAGACAAAG GTGGTTCTTGACAAGTTCTCTGGCCGATCACGTGGCTTTGGATTTGTGACTTTTGATGACAAGAAGGCCATGGAAGAAGCTGTTGAGGCTATGAATGGAATTGATTTGGATGGAAGGAATATTACTGTTGAAAGAGCACAACCTCAAGGTTCAGGCAGGGACCGTGATGGAGATCGAGACTATCGTGGTGGTGGTGACCGCTATGGTGGTGGCCGTGATTTTGGTGGCGGTCGTGGTGGTGGTCGTGGTGGTGGCGGTGATTGCTACAAATGTGGCAAGCCTGGTCATTTTGCAAGGGAGTGCCCATCTGGTGATGGTGGGGACAGGTATGGTAGCAGGGATGACAGGTACAGTAGCAGGGATGACAGGTACAGTAGTAGGGATGACAGGTATGGTGGCAGGGATGGTGGAAGGGATGACAAGTATGGTGGTAGCAACGGCAGCAGTCGCTATGGGCCTGACCGTGGTGGTGATCGCTATTCTGGAAGTCGTGATGGAGGAAGCCGCGGCAGTGGTGGCGGTGATCGATACAGCCGTGACAGGTCTGGACCGTATGATCGTCGCAGCCGAGATGAATACTGA